In the Salvia miltiorrhiza cultivar Shanhuang (shh) chromosome 8, IMPLAD_Smil_shh, whole genome shotgun sequence genome, ttttattttgggggAATATTGATGAGTTATGCTGCAGTTTTGATGTTTTAGTTTATACTGAGTTCAGTTGCTCGATTATCGAATTTCATTTGCACGCGTTATGCAGCCAATTTGGATGCGAAGTATtgcatttttgaaattttctacTAAGGAAATTTAGTTTCGGAGTTGGCTATAGCTCGAGCTCCATTTGCGAACTTTTTTTTCTTGGAGGAAGAGAAACATACAAACGTTTACTGCTCTAATTTGTTTCAGGTTTTTGCTGTTTAGAAAAGTTTTGATGAGTGTAAATGAGAATTTACGTTAGTGAAAAATCAAAGGGTTAAAAATATTCCAAACCTGTTTGTGCGAGATTCATTGTTAGAGTTGAGTTTGCTGTCAAAATTGATTGTAAAGTGGCAATGCATGAATCAAAGCTCATATTGGGGCACCATCCATATGGTTAAAGCATGTGACGTTTTATGATTAGTGTAGTGCAACAGATTATAAACATAGAGAAATGCTGGCTTTAGGCACCGCTTCCGCAGTTTCTACCAGCGCCACCGTCACCTCCTCACTTGTCAGCGCAGGCCACCAGCTGCAAAGTGTCGCCTGCACATCCTCCTCGGTTTTTCACCCCATCGCTGCCTTTCCGTCGCACCAATTGGTAcctacttattttattttcagttacaTACGAGTTTACGATCAATGTATTTTCTTTTGGATTTGTGGTGGTTTTTCGTAACATTTCCTTGTTGAAATGTTGTTGTAGTCTGCGACCACTTCACATAACTTAAATTCGTTTCGAGTTAAGGGGATGGCAGAAACTCTTTCAACTCCGAAGATGGAATCCAAGCCCACACTTTCTGGTAATCTATgcgcacacacatacacacccCACACACAGAGAGAGTATTTGACCACCATctgtttaattatttgttatattttctCTCTGACTTATGAGCATATTTTATTCCACTTTGCTGTTTTAGGAAAGAAGCAGGCGTTGATATCACTGTCAGACAAGAAGGATTTATCTTTGCTTGGTGTTGGGCTACAGGAACTGGGGTGAGGTGTTGATGGTTTTGTCCAATTTATAAGTTTCATTTTCGAGTGTTGGACAACTGGGAGTATAAAGTTATGTCGGAATATTAAGACatctatttatagattatatggcTCCTGACTGTATGCAAATGGTTTGCTTTAATGCATACctacttttgaaaataaataattaaattgtttaTTTTATGAAGATTCACAATTGTTTCAACGGGAGGAACAACATCGGCTTTAGAAGGTGCTGGTGTGGCTGTTACCAAGGTGGAGGAGCTAACTCGATTCCCTGAAATGGTAAGGGTTTTTGTCCTACTTCATTAGACATTGATTCCATTTCGTTGCAAGGTTCTTCAAGCAACTCATATAATTAGAGAGATTAGGCCTTTCCCCTGTCATTTAAAACTGGAAGCCAAACTAAATCCAATTTTCTGGTGAAGATAAATCAATAATTGATGAATGCAATACATGTTTTTCCCTATCTGTTGTGAAGTGCTTAATACATTGACTGTTTTTGGGACTGTACTAAAGCTTGATGCAGTGTCTATAGCTATCGGGGTACTCTTTGTTTTAGCACCTTAATTCATGTGTGATTTATAACATGCCGATTATCAACTGGTTATTCAGAGAGATATCAATGTTGGTTTTCCAGCTTGTCTTTGATGAGCTTAATTGACTAGTTAACTCATTTCTGCTGTCTATTCCCAGAAACATGACAGTCATGTTGATATGTTCTAACATTGTTGTCTCTTATACTTTTCTTCATCCATTACAGCTTGATGGCCGTGTAAAAACTTTACATCCTAATGTTCATGGAGGTATTCTTGCAAGAAGAGATCAAGAGTCTCACATGGAAGCCTTGAATAATCATGGAATCGGTGAGTTGGCAGTTTTCTATGTGGTCAAGTCTTTATTGAAAAGCTGTGTAATTTCAACTTTTCACCATATATTCATAAGTTGTTTCTCGTTTCTCTGTAGGTACATTTGATGTAGTAGTTGTGAACTTATATCCCTTCTATGACAAAGTTTCCGCTTCTACTGGGATTTCTTTTGAAGATGGAATTGAGAACATTGATATTGGTGGACCTGCCATGATAAGAGCAGCCGCAAAGGTTCTCCGGGCTTAACTATTCTTGTTCACAGCATAACTTTAGCCCATTTCAAGATCTAGTGCAATATGCTTCAACATGTCGTGCTCTGACCAATTGACAGGAAAAATAGAAACCGATGTTTGTTATTAGCACATTAGTCTTACAATCATGGTCATGTTTCTTATACCTGTTTCTAATTCCCTTTTTCTTATTGACAGAATCATCAGGATGTTTTGGTTGTAGTTGACTCCAGTGATTACCCTGAACTCCTAGGGTATCTCAAAGAAGGGCAGAACGACGAGCAATTCCGAAGAAGGCTAGCCTGGAAGGCTTTTCAGCATGTTGCTTCGTATGATGCTGCTGTTTCAGAATGGTTGTGGAAGCAGACTGGGGGAGGTACTAACTACTCTTCAATAGATACTAAAATCGGATTTACCAGTTCCTAAGGAACAATATTCAAATCTGATACACCAAATAAACTTCTATTGAAATACACTAAATTTGTcatttttcaaatataattttcttttcctcCAAAACAAAGCATATAAAAGGTTAGATGATGTCCGAGTTTGTGCTTTTGTGACCATAAATTTCTTCAATTCTTTGTAGATAAATTTCCTCCCAGCCTGACTGTACCTTTGTCCCTCAAGAGTTCGCTTCGGTATGGTGAAAACCCTCATCAGGAGGCTGCATTTTATATTGATAAGTCTCTTGCAGAGGTCAATGCTGGTGGCATCGCAACTTCTATTCAACACCATGG is a window encoding:
- the LOC131000344 gene encoding uncharacterized protein LOC131000344 isoform X1, whose product is MLALGTASAVSTSATVTSSLVSAGHQLQSVACTSSSVFHPIAAFPSHQLSATTSHNLNSFRVKGMAETLSTPKMESKPTLSGKKQALISLSDKKDLSLLGVGLQELGFTIVSTGGTTSALEGAGVAVTKVEELTRFPEMLDGRVKTLHPNVHGGILARRDQESHMEALNNHGIGTFDVVVVNLYPFYDKVSASTGISFEDGIENIDIGGPAMIRAAAKNHQDVLVVVDSSDYPELLGYLKEGQNDEQFRRRLAWKAFQHVASYDAAVSEWLWKQTGGDKFPPSLTVPLSLKSSLRYGENPHQEAAFYIDKSLAEVNAGGIATSIQHHGKEMSYNNYLDADAAWNCVCEFSKPTCVVVKHTNPCGVASRDDIIEAYRLAVKADPVSAFGGIVAFNVEVDEALAKDIREFRSPTDGETRMFYEIVVAPKYTKKGLEVLRGKSKTLRILEASKNIKGKLSLRQVGGGWLAQDADDLTPEDIDFNVVSEKAPLENELLDAQFAWLCVKHVKSNAIVIAKNNCMLGMGSGQPNRLESLRIAMRKAGDELKGAALASDAFFPFAWNDAVEEACKSGIGFIAEPGGSIRDVDAIDCCNKYGVALAFTNVRHFRH